One window from the genome of Pseudomonadota bacterium encodes:
- a CDS encoding PDZ domain-containing protein, with product QIQKVTPELAESFNLDSEKGALVADVVEDSPAARAGVKTGDIILSFNGQEVDSMRKLPRIVAAVPPGSKVKMKVLRRGKVKKLTVVIAELKDDETAADSSSEDGTLDSLGMTVRQITPELAGQYRLPLDSGVVINRIDPDGLAAEGGLHSGDIILQVDNSDIETVKDFRQAVKKAKKNKLVRFLVQRRNSRIFVVMRMN from the coding sequence CAGATTCAGAAAGTGACCCCGGAATTGGCCGAATCATTTAATCTTGACAGTGAAAAAGGGGCTTTGGTTGCCGATGTGGTTGAGGACAGCCCGGCAGCCCGGGCGGGAGTCAAGACCGGTGATATCATTCTTTCTTTTAATGGTCAGGAAGTGGATAGTATGCGTAAACTTCCCCGGATTGTGGCAGCGGTGCCACCGGGAAGCAAAGTAAAAATGAAAGTGCTGCGTCGAGGTAAGGTGAAAAAACTGACTGTGGTAATTGCGGAACTGAAAGATGATGAAACGGCTGCCGACAGCAGCTCGGAAGATGGTACCCTGGATAGCCTGGGGATGACTGTCCGTCAGATTACCCCGGAGCTGGCCGGTCAGTATCGCCTGCCCCTTGATTCCGGGGTAGTGATCAACCGTATTGATCCCGATGGCCTGGCAGCCGAAGGGGGATTGCATTCCGGTGATATAATTCTCCAGGTTGATAATTCTGATATTGAAACAGTAAAAGATTTTCGTCAGGCCGTCAAAAAAGCGAAAAAGAATAAACTTGTCCGTTTTCTGGTTCAAAGACGGAATTCTCGGATCTTTGTGGTTATGAGAATGAATTGA
- the prmA gene encoding 50S ribosomal protein L11 methyltransferase has translation MNHASGGKGTPLPCWWSLSFTPMAEYYQQITRLLFAAGCSGIWEPDKDDDRAAIVAYFPAECHDVLTALCRQLSPFLTDPGEIAIEKIGQENWMEGWKDYFRPVNLTENWMVMPPWWPGAGEQPGQILIYPGMAFGTGTHETTRLAATLLEERLKPGNSVLDVGTGSAILAILSRKLGAGQIFAIDIDEDALENAAKNCRLNNCEQTISLSSRSLDDLEEKFDLVVANIIAPVLVKLAPELIEKLHPGGQLILSGILAEQLEMVRKIYEAEGFVIDHQLAEGEWVALRCRP, from the coding sequence ATGAACCATGCTTCGGGGGGAAAGGGTACTCCTTTACCCTGTTGGTGGTCATTGTCTTTTACCCCGATGGCTGAATATTATCAACAAATCACCCGGCTGCTTTTCGCGGCCGGGTGTTCTGGTATCTGGGAGCCTGACAAAGATGATGACCGGGCAGCGATAGTTGCGTATTTCCCGGCTGAATGTCATGATGTTCTGACTGCTCTTTGCCGGCAGTTATCCCCTTTTCTAACGGATCCCGGGGAAATAGCGATTGAGAAAATCGGCCAGGAAAACTGGATGGAAGGCTGGAAAGATTATTTCAGGCCGGTGAACCTGACTGAAAACTGGATGGTGATGCCCCCATGGTGGCCGGGAGCTGGTGAGCAGCCCGGCCAGATCCTCATTTATCCTGGAATGGCTTTTGGTACCGGTACCCATGAAACCACCCGCCTGGCGGCAACTTTGCTGGAAGAGAGATTAAAACCCGGGAATTCGGTCCTGGATGTGGGAACCGGCAGTGCTATTCTGGCCATTCTCTCCCGAAAGCTTGGGGCTGGACAAATTTTTGCCATTGATATAGATGAAGATGCGTTGGAGAATGCCGCCAAAAATTGCCGGTTAAACAACTGTGAACAAACTATCAGCTTATCCTCACGTTCTCTTGATGACCTTGAGGAAAAATTTGACCTGGTGGTGGCCAATATTATTGCCCCGGTACTGGTGAAACTGGCCCCTGAATTGATTGAAAAACTGCATCCTGGCGGTCAGCTGATTCTTTCCGGAATCTTGGCTGAACAGCTCGAAATGGTCAGGAAAATCTATGAAGCTGAGGGGTTTGTTATTGATCATCAGCTGGCGGAAGGAGAATGGGTGGCTTTGCGATGTCGACCATAA
- a CDS encoding methyltransferase domain-containing protein, protein MSTIRSGRRKYYDFFSAFYDAFIRLHARQDEDDTRDFLVDAAGLSPGSKPKILDVCCGTGAVILNFAGHYPEGLLVGYDFSHGMLQKTREKDPAGSITLVEGDASRLPFADHSFDVVTCSHALYELKGDARLLALEEMKRVIGEDGIILLMEHEVPRKRWIRMLFYLRIYSMGSGDAKEFISGGVDFFKKIFPRVSVTHSPSGKSKLLICKG, encoded by the coding sequence ATGTCGACCATAAGAAGTGGCAGACGTAAATATTACGATTTTTTCTCAGCTTTTTACGATGCCTTTATCCGCCTGCATGCCCGCCAGGATGAAGATGATACCAGGGATTTTCTGGTGGATGCTGCCGGTCTCAGTCCCGGATCTAAGCCGAAAATTCTGGATGTCTGCTGTGGTACCGGTGCGGTTATCCTTAATTTTGCCGGCCACTACCCTGAAGGGTTGCTGGTTGGTTACGATTTTTCCCACGGGATGCTGCAAAAAACCCGGGAGAAAGATCCTGCGGGGTCGATTACCCTTGTCGAAGGAGATGCCAGCCGCCTGCCTTTTGCCGATCATTCCTTTGATGTGGTAACCTGTTCCCATGCCCTTTATGAGTTGAAAGGTGATGCCAGATTGCTGGCCCTGGAGGAAATGAAACGAGTTATCGGCGAAGATGGGATAATTCTGCTGATGGAACATGAAGTTCCCCGTAAGCGCTGGATCAGGATGCTGTTTTATCTGCGGATTTATTCCATGGGATCCGGTGACGCGAAAGAATTTATTTCCGGCGGGGTTGATTTTTTTAAAAAAATATTTCCCCGGGTTTCGGTTACCCATTCTCCGAGCGGCAAAAGTAAGTTGTTGATCTGTAAGGGTTGA